The Astyanax mexicanus isolate ESR-SI-001 chromosome 12, AstMex3_surface, whole genome shotgun sequence genome window below encodes:
- the dclre1b gene encoding 5' exonuclease Apollo, which produces MNGKVIPHTPIAVDFWQLRKCHHVRLFFLSHMHTDHTCGLTSTWSNRPIYCSPVTAKLLQLKLQVKEKWIHALEVGEAHMLPLDDIGKEKLTVTLIDANHCPGAVMFFFEGYFGTILYTGDFRYTPSMLREPCLRNNTTIDVLYLDNTNCDPTRSLPSRQRACQQIKEIIRSHPNYTVVIGLYALGKESLLVQLALEFKTWVEVDTARLQTLRVLELPDVFTTEPGAGRIRAVSQSEITASNLLAWNKEQPTMAILPTSRPVVSCHPNVYVVPYSDHSSYQELEDFVSALRPISLVPIVGSCMPYFSALLSPRRKRRDVVVPESVQNYMTSKISVQTFGISTACAHHRPLRSVPRGVVFDSPRQRPRSSRSDDADSSAMDVDNDEEDDVALEVDDSEADVSSDCILLDMSSDLTHGMTTPLRRGLDLVLVPSDDDSTVDGLIDVNESLLAIQNIKSPSTKSTSETESLTSATALSPHFKNIQKKRSPQMGSTNTRVMSSAMDSIDLHDSTCMTASAASTPPETQPETSSQSYRNERERLEQWVLNNLTFPEEEFRSQYGIVQGLHKLYPLAPINVPKPEGDPLEAAIQRLKSK; this is translated from the exons ATGAACGGGAAAGTTATTCCTCACACCCCCATCGCTGTTGACTTTTGGCAGCTGAGAAAGTGCCACCATGTCCGGCTGTTCTTCCTCTCCCACATGCACACTGACCACACCTGCGGCCTCACCTCCACCTGGAGCAACAGACCCATCTACTGCTCACCTGTCACTGCCAAACTCCTACAGCTCAAACTGCAG GTGAAGGAAAAATGGATCCATGCTCTGGAGGTTGGAGAAGCGCACATGTTGCCGTTGGATGACATTGGGAAAGAAAAACTGACCGTCACTCTTATTGACGCTAACCACTGTCCCGGGGCAGTGATGTTTTTCTTCGAGGGCTACTTTGGTACTATTCTTTACACTG GAGATTTTCGCTACACTCCGTCTATGCTGCGTGAGCCATGTCTGAGGAACAACACGACCATAGACGTGCTTTATCTGGACAACACTAACTGTGACCCAACGCGCTCTCTTCCTTCTCGACAGCGAGCCTGTCAGCAGATTAAAGAGATCATACGAAGCCATCCAAACTACACTGTGGTCATTG GTCTCTATGCTCTAGGTAAGGAGTCTCTGCTGGTGCAGTTGGCGCTGGAGTTTAAGACGTGGGTGGAGGTGGATACGGCGCGTCTGCAGACTCTGCGTGTGCTGGAGCTTCCGGATGTGTTCACCACAGAGCCTGGTGCCGGGCGCATCCGTGCAGTGTCTCAGTCCGAGATCACTGCCTCTAACCTGCTGGCCTGGAATAAGGAGCAGCCCACCATGGCCATACTCCCCACCAGTCGGCCTGTGGTGTCCTGCCACCCGAACGTCTATGTGGTGCCTTACTCAGACCACTCCTCCTACCAGGAGCTGGAGGACTTTGTCTCGGCTCTGCGGCCGATATCGCTGGTGCCCATCGTGGGCAGCTGCATGCCTTACTTCTCCGCCCTCCTGAGTCCACGGAGGAAGCGCAGGGACGTGGTGGTACCAGAATCAGTACAGAACTACATGACGTCTAAGATCAGCGTTCAGACTTTCGGTATCAGCACGGCTTGTGCGCACCACCGTCCGTTGCGCTCAGTGCCTCGAGGGGTGGTGTTTGACTCCCCCAGACAGAGACCCAG AAGCTCCAGGTCTGATGACGCTGACTCCAGTGCTATGGACGTGGAtaatgatgaggaggatgatgtTGCTTTAGAAGTAGATGACTCTGAAGCAGACGTCAGCTCAGACTGCATCTTATTGGACATGAGCTCtgatctcactcatggtatgacCACGCCACTACGCAGAGGTCTAGATCTGGTTCTAGTCCCGTCCGATGACGACTCCACTGTCGACGGCCTCATCGATGTGAACGAGTCCCTCCTCGCCATTCAGAACATCAAGTCTCCCAGTACTAAAAGCACCAGCGAGACTGAGAGCCTGACCAGTGCCACTGCTCTGAGCCCTCACTTTAAAAACATCCAGAAGAAGAGAAGCCCCCAGATGGGCAGCACTAACACAAGAGTGATGAGCTCAGCGATGGACAGCATCGACCTTCATGACAGCACCTGTATGACGGCCTCAGCGGCTTCCACACCACCCGAAACACAGCCCGAGACTTCCAGTCAGTCTTACAGGAACGAGAGggagaggctggagcagtgggtacttAACAACCTCACTTTTCCAGAGGAGGAATTCAGAAGTCAGTATGGGATTGTTCAAGGTTTACACAAGCTGTATCCCCTCGCTCCAATCAACGTGCCAAAACCAGAAGGTGATCCTTTAGAAGCTGCAATTCAGAGATTGAAGTCAAAATAG